The DNA sequence ACTCCTACGCCTCCTATTTCACTCTCATTCTCAAGCTCGGTCGGTCCAAATACTTCTCCCTCGTCGACGacctcctcctccgcctcaAGTCCCAAAACTACACCGTCTCCCCCGCCCTCTTTTCCCACCTGATCAAAATCTACGGCGAAGCCAATCTGCCCCAGAAAGCCCTCCGAGGGTTCTATACTATGATGGAGTTCGACTGCAGGCCTTCCGTCAAACACCTGAACCGCATTCTTCAGATTCTCGTTTCTCACCGGAACTTTCTCCGGCCGGCGTTCGACGTCTTCAAGGACGCTCACCGTCACGGGGTGATGCCCAATACGGAATCCTACAATATACTGATGCGTGCATTTTGTTTGAACGGGGATCTCAGCATTGCCTACCAACTGTTCAACAAAATGTTTGAGAGAGACCTTGTGCCGGATGTGCATTCGTATCGGATTCTGATGCAGGGGTTGTGTAGGAAGGGGCAGGTGAATACCGCGGTCGATTTCTTGGAGGATATGCTGAACAAAGGGTTCGTGCCCGATACGCTGAGCTACACCACTTTGTTGAATAGTTTGTGTAGGAAGAAGCAGCTTCGTGAGGCGTATAAGCTACTTTGTAGGATGAAGGTGAAGGGGTGCAATCCTGATATTGTGCATTACAACACTGTTATATTGGGATTTTGTCGAGAAGGGCGCCCGGCGGATGCTTGTAAGGTTCTCGAGGATATGGCATCTAATGGGTGCTTGCCAAATTTGTTATCTTATCGGACTTTGGTTAGCGGGTTATGCGATCATGGGATGCTTGATGAGGCTAAGAGTTATATGGAGACGATGGTGTCAAAGGGGTTCTCACCGCATTTCTCGGTCATTTATTCTTTGGTTAAAGGGTTCTGCAATGTGGGTAGGGTTGAGGAAGCTTGTGGAGTTTTGGAGGAGGTGTTAAAGCACGGAGAGGTTCCTCATACGGATACTTGGATAACGGTGGTTGCTGGGATATGCGAAGAGATTGAGCTGGTGAGAATGGAGGAAATGCTGAGAGAGGTAATGAAGGTGGAAGTTAGGCCAACCACTAGAATCGTGGAGGCAGTGTTTGGTTTGGAGGATTACTTGATCAAGAAGATACAGGCTAACCCTAGGAGAGGTTATTAAATTCTTTACGGCACATGTTCCTGGTTTTTATAACTCCCTGTAGGCTCTGGCATGAGAGATCTGTTAGATTTTGGTCAAGCTACTAGCTCCACTTTCAGTATTGAGCTAAATCCCCAGTCACAAGCGGGACGGATGCTCTTCAAAAGGCTTCATCCCGCAAGTAACTGAACTTATTCTTCAGGGATCATGGAAGAACTGGATGCGCTTATGGTTCACGGCAAGGATGATCGCAATGCTACTGAAACAGGTCTCTTTCTGGGATTGTGGAGGAGCTGTATGCTTTCGTGTTTGTTTGTAGACAAAGATGAGCCTACTCGCACTGTTTGAGCATTGACGTTGTTGCTGTCGTTTGGCTGAAATTCAGACATCCTACCTTGAAGTCAGCCGACGTTTTACAAGAAGCTTTCTTAGTTTTGATTCAGAGCAAACCATGGGAGTCAAACAAACATTCAGGAAAACGCAGAGGTCAGCTTGTGGTGTACAACATTGTTTTTCTGAAATAATTTCATAAGAATATCTTTTCTTGCTTTGTCGACTTAATTTTCGCGATATTTACTAGTTAATTGTCCTGCAGCAAATAAATTGATATTCTGATAGAAATAATGTATATTTTCTCTGCATGAATATGCAAAACTTAACAAGTATTCTTATTGTATCATCTATTAGTCTCTTAACTTTCTCTTGCTTTCTAAATAGACTGTACACAAATCTACGAAACAACTCACCGCTGTCCGCCAATGTTTGTATTGCAAAAAACCTATGCAGATTAGGCAAATTGTTGTGATGCAATTTCCAGATGTAAAAGTTTTATGATCCGGCAGTCATTCGGATGGATGACCACTCACCGCTGCGTATCTAATTTAGTCAAGAATGCTGCTTAAGCTATTACCACATCGGTATGGCAAAGCAAAGCTATCCCACATCGGTCACAGGCGTTACATTTAAAGGCTTTATATACTGCTTGCTTGCAGGAACACTCGTCCCTTCGGGGACATCCGATAAAATTGGAACGATACAGAGAAGATTAGCATGGCCCCTGCGCAAGGATGACACGCATAAATCGAGAAATGGTCCaaatttttttgcatttttggctcctggtttttatttttgcaatctAAGACTGAGACTTAAAAAGGACAAGGCGGAGTTGCAAATATCATCTTATAGTGCAAATATCATCTTATAGGGACGCCTTAAGGTACAGACATTGCTTAGTTCTTTACATGTAAAGAATAATTACTCTTTAAATGACgatatgttattattttatcgTACAAGTGTCATAAGTAGAATCgtccaattttttaatattacctAAAGATAGTCTTTATAATAATCCATCATTTGAATACCCTTTAATCatctatataaattaaaaaaaattacagtttATAGGATGTTAGTTGTCACCACGTAATtataattcaaaaaaatttacaCTATTAAAATCCAGAGAATCATGCATatgttgatgattttttttcacttgataTTGAAGTCCAATGATATTTCTTCACTATTGAAAGGTTGAAGGTTCTTGAAGTAGATAAAACAAAATCACTATCAATTTATTTCTCAAATAATGCTAGCTATATTAAATTTGTCCAATATTCTAGCAGATCAGTTGTTATCCGTGCGATTCAGGTtatccttaataataataataatattattattattaaaataaggggtgtgatatccacacactctattttatttctcacacatctttttaattttcgaccatcggatcgaatgaattgaagaagatcaacgaatataaattatcaaggggtgtgtgagaagtaaaatccACACACTCCTAAAATAAAGGAGTGCTATTAGACCCACCCCAGTGTCTTATTTTCCCACCACATGATAATCTCACCCAccatagaaaattaaaaaagtaaaatgttatttccccacccaccattattcccaaaataaccataatatatatattttttaaaataactctAATATATCTTTgaataatattataaataaataaataaaaatagaaagaaaatgaaagaaaatgcaaGACCTATACATTCATCATCTCCTTCACACCTAATGCAACCATGCAAAAACCCCGGACCCCCAAACCACtattcttcctccttttttgtCAAAACTGCAGATCTCACAcccaattcttttttttctccattgaaGTTTCTTGCCTTCATCTAGCATACGCCCATTCTTTCCTCCAACATTTCCATGGATTCTAATCTAAAGATATCACTTCCCAACCTCTTTCGACCAAAGATATCACTTCCCAACCTCTTTCCACCCAAGATATCACaccccacccaccattatttatttattattttaaattattttttgttttttcaaaattttattactGAATTAAATAGGGGCATGTATGTAATTCGGCATTTTGTTTGTCTCTCCGTATTTTTAATGCTTCCTCTTCCGTTCTTCTCCAACTGTCCAACTGACCACTCTGAGACCCGCGCACATAGATCACACCGAAAACGTCGTCGTCGCCGAGAGACACCGGATCAAGGCAATGGAGTCGGACCAACCGTCCATAAAATTCGGGACCCAAGAGGCCCTCTCGCACGTGCGGGCCCTGACGGACGTTGGCGCCATGACGCGCCTCCTCCACGAGTGCATCGCGTACCAGCGATCCCTAGATCTGGACCTCGACAGCCTCCTCTCCCAGCGCTCCGACCTCGACAAGCAGCTCCTCGGCCTCAGCAAGTCCTCCCAGGTTCTCGACATCGTCAAGTCCGACTCCGACCATGTCCTCTCCAACGTCACCTCCACCTGCGACCTCGCCGACCACGTCAGCGCCAAGGTCCGCGAGCTCGACCTCGCCCAGTCCCGCGTCAAGTCCACGCTCCTCCGCCTCGACGCCATCGTCGAGCGCGGTAACTGCATTGATGGCGTCAAGCAGGCCCTCGACGCCCAGGACTACGAGTCCGCCGCCAATTACGTCCAGCGCTTCCTCCAGATCGACTCCGAGTACCGAGACTCCGGCGCCGACCAGCGGGAGCAGCTCATTGAGTCGAAGAGGCAGCTCGAATCCATCGTCAGGAAGAAACTCTCGGCCGCCGTGGACCAGAGGGAGCATTCCAATGTGTTGAGATTCATCAGGCTTTACACTCCATTGGGGTTGGAAACGGAGGGGTTGCAGGTTTACGTTGGGTACTTGCGGAAGGTGATTGGGATGCGATCCCGGCTCGAATTCGAGCACTTGGTGGAGCTAATGGAGCAGAACAATCCGACCCAGGCCGTCAATTTTGTCGGGTGTTTGACCAATTTGTTCAAGGACATTGTTTTGGCGGTGGAAGAGAACGATGAGATTTTGAGAGGGCTTTGTGGGGAAGACGGAGTTGTTTACGCCATTTGTGAGCTTCAAGAGGAATGTGATACGAGGGGTAGTTTGATCTTGAAGAAGTACATGGAGTATAGGAGATTGCCGAAGTTGAGCTCCGAGATCAATGCCCAGAACATCAATGTGGGTGGCGTTGGTGTTGGGTCCGAGGGACCCGACCCGAGAGAGGTTGAGTTGTTCTTGGAGGAGATACTGTCTTTGATGCAATTGGGTGAGGATTACACTGAGTTCATGGTATCTAAGATCAAGGGCTTGACTAATGTCGACCCGGATTTAGGTCCACGAGCCACTAGGGCTTTTAGGAGTGGAAGTTTTAGCAAGGTGGTTCAGGACATTACTGGGTTTTATGTCATATTGGAAGGTTTCTTTATGGTGGAGAATGTGAGGAAGGCTATAAGGATTGATGAGCATGTGCCGGATAGTCTCACGACTTCAATGGTGGATGATGTTTTCTATGTTTTGCAGAGTTGCTTGCGGAGGGCGATATCCACTTTGAATATCAGCTCTGTGATTGCTGTGTTGAGTGGTGCGAGTAGCTTGTTAAGCAATGAGTATCACGAGGCCTTGCAACAGAGGATGAGAGAGCCAAATCTTGGCGCAAAGCTGTTCCTAGGTGGTGTTGGCGTGCAAAAGACCGGGACGGAGATTGCCACGGTTTTGAATAATATGGATGTCAGTAGCGAATACGTCCTCAAACTGAAGCACGAGATTGAGGAGCAATGCTTAGAGGTAATTGAAATGATTTGCTTTACTCCGTGCTTTAGTTTATCAGGATTTCTGACATGAATAATAACTACATTGTTTGGGCAAGTCTTTGGCTTGTATTTCGCTTTGTATTAGGTTAGAAGTCCCAAATCACTGTAATTATGCATATGTAGGTTTAATCAGACCGGCATTTGATGTGTCCAATTTCCTGTAGTTGGAGTTTCTAATGGCCTTGTTAATGTTTGGGAACATAATAAAACGCCACATACTCTAGCACTTCACAGAATTTCCTGTTAATACAAGAAATGGAGTTTGATGGTACTGTGTTAATCGTGAAAGAATGATGTGTGGCTGCCCACTGACTGCATTATTGATCACTGCTGCTATCGTAGGCTTTGGTTACATGAAATATTCATAGTTAAAagatttcttatttgttgtCTGGTAAGTTGATAAGGACAAAAGAATACAGGCTTGTTGGTGTTGGTTTATTTATATGTGGCGTATGATTTGTTCATGTTGATGTTGCCTTTATCTCCTTAAGCCTTTAGATGTTTCAGTTTTATGGttaatttttccattttttttactgaaatttGTGTGCATTGAGATGAAGAGTCAAGAGAGCACCGTAACTCACTAAGACAATTGTGCATTTCTCAAATCCCCCATTTGCTACTTGCTTGTGCCCACCTTCTTGGCTGTAGTGGAACTCTTAAGTATTGAAATGTAGATCATTTTGATATCCGTCATGTACACTCACAAAATCGCAGTAGTAATCTTTTGGCGTCTTTTATGTTCTTCTTGCTGTCGTAAATTCATGTCTGATGTTATCATCTGTTGAGATCTTTCGTTTGGTAGAGAAAAAGTGAAGTGTGATATCATGTTTATCAGGTATTTCCTGCACCGGTTGATAGAGAAAAAGTCAAGTCTTGTCTGTCTGAGCTAGGGGATATGAGCAACACATTCAAGCAAGCTTTGAATGCTGGCTTGGAACAACTTGTGGCAACCGTGACACCCCGTATCCGTCCAGTGCTAGATAATGTGGCAACCATCAGCTACGAGCTGTCAGAGGCTGAATATGCAGATAATGAGGTCAATGACCCTTGGGTCCAAAGGCTTCTTCATGCTGTTGAGACGAATGCAGCATGGCTCCAGCCGCTAATGACCGCCAACAACTACGACTCATTCGTTCATTTTGTAATCGACTTCATTGTGAAGAGGCTTGAAGTGATTATGATGCAGAAGCGATTTAGTCAACTCGGAGGCCTTCAGCTCGACAGAGATGCTAGGGCATTGGTAAGCCACTTCTCTAGTATGACTCAAAGGACCGTCAGAGACAAATTTGCGCGTCTCACACAAATGGCGACGATCCTCAACTTGGAAAAGGTCTCGGAGATTCTTGATTTCTGGGGCGAGAACTCGGGACCTATGACGTGGAGACTGACCCCAGCCGAGGTCAGGCGAGTCCTCGACCTGAGAGTTGATTTTAAACCCGAAGCAATTTCCGCTCTTAAGTTGTAATCCCCGTCCGAATCGACACTTACCCTTCGCattcttttgtttcttcataaATATCATATCTTCATTCTTCTTATTGCCACTTCTTACAGTTTTTGTACCAGAATTTTATGCGTTTTCGCTTCTCTGGCCTAAATTATATTGTCGCCGGCAACCAGCCACCCTGAACCCTGGCCGCCCTTACCGTTCAttcatttgtttggttttcAGCGGTACATCAGTCTTAAAAGAGTTTCTaattcaaatctcatgaacgaTAATTGCTGATTTAAGAAAACAACTCCGTTTACTGAAAAAATAAACCATCCAGTACCATATGGTTTTGATTTCTACATGCAAAGCTCCGTATTTTGGTGTAAACAATGCACGAGCTCCGGCTAACTCGTTAAGATGCGGAATACGTCGAGAGTTGAGCCACGAAACGAGTCGGATCCAACCAatgcaaaattttgaaaatatgtgTAGATGTAATAAAATTGGAAACAGAGAACCAACATCATCACTACAGGGTTTTGCTTGCCAATACAGAAACAGAAACAATCGAATTTTTCTAAAAGAACATgaacaaaattgaaaagataAACATACATATGTCCTGCTTTTACAGTAGATAAAAGCTGATAACAAGTGACAAGTAGCTGCTAGCagtaactaaaaatttaacGCCACGCAGGCATACCTAGGAACAGCTCCAACCAGCCGAGATTTAGACGTGAGCTGTGCCCTGAGTGAACTTAGGATCCTCGCATCTGTAGCTGCCATCAGGCCCGATTCCAAAGCCCTTGGGATCGGCAAACACATTCTCGAGCAGCTGGCTGCGAGGTGGAAGAGGACTCTCATCTGCAAACTCAACGGCATCCTCAACCACCTCGTCGATCTTCTTATGGATGGCCTTCAAGTCTTGTTCAATCGCCAAATTGTTCTCAAGTATGTATTTCTTGAGGGCTGTGATGGGGTCTCTGGCAGCGTAGTGTGCCTTCTCAGCTGCCAAAATGGAACAGAACATAATGGTTAATGACAATAAATTCGTGGAACCAAACAATGATAGTTTGGGATGGATTTTAGCTCCTAAAATGTGCAAGAAGAAAGACATAATTCAAATACTCACCAGGGTCACGAAGCTCATCGGGATCAGCCAATGAGTGTCCTCTGAATCTGTATGTTTCACATTCCACCAAAGTTGGCCCTTCTCCTCTCCTGGCCCTTCCAATAGCCTCCTTTGCCACCTCCCTCACCTTCAACACATCCATCCCATCCACATGAACACCCGGCATACCGAATGCAGGCCCCTTCTTCCAAATTTCGGGATCAGAAGTAGCCCTCAAATGTGACATACCAATAGCCCACAAATTGTTCTCcacaacaaaaataattggCAATTTCCACAATGCTGCCATGTTCAAACACTCAAAGAACTGGCCATTATTAGCAGTTCCATCTCCGAAAAATGCCAATGTTACATGATCACAGTCTGCCTGTTTCATCACTTCCCTCCGGTACTTAGAGGAGAATGCTGCACCTGTTGCCACTGGGATCCCTTCACCAATAAATGCAAACCCACCGAGTACATTATACTCTTTCGAAAACATGTGCATAGAACCACCCTGGCCTCGGCAGCAACCAGTAGCCTTTCCAAAGAGCTCACTCATCACCTCACGAGCAGGGACACCCTTACTCAAAGAGTGTACGTGATCACGGTATGTGCTCACCACAGAATCCTCCTTCTTGGTAAGCTTGATAAACCCAGTTGAGACAGCTTCTTGGCCATTGTAAAGGTGAACGAACCCAAACATTTTGCCTCTGTAATACATCTGAGCACACATGTCCTCGAAAGATCTACCCAATACCATGTCTTCATACAGCTCCAAACTTTCCTCCTTCGTAATCAGCTAAATGCACCAAGATAGAAAAACCATAAAGTCTTAGACGGTATCCATTTCATTAGAAAACTCGAAAAACAAAGCTCAGATGCGTACTTCTACATcttttttaaacttaaattgCACTGATACGATGACGTTGCATGAACTTAAACATACGAGACAAATCAAATTGAATCAATTGATTCAAATCCACccataaacaaaattgaaagttGGAAGCCTTGGATTTATCTGttctgggttttcaatttttggatcAAACAACTTAAATTACAAttgatttaagtaaatttgatCGTAAAACTCAGCCACCCAGTACTGACAAACCCAAGATTAACACAATTGAAAACCCAAATCTCTAATCCTTCCACTGGATTACCATGcatgagaaaaacaaaacaaacccaaaaaaccCAATCAAGCAACGAAATTTCAGGACAAAAGCATTACCAGATTGGAAGAAGCCTGGACCTTCTTCTCCTTGACAGCTTCGGAGACGGCAACGACGGCGGATCGGCGGTGGGCATTGGAGTGGGAGAGGGAAGCGGGTCGGAGCTTGCGGGTAGATCCGAGAAAAGAGGATGCCTTGGTGGGGAGCAGCAGGGAGGGCTTGTCATTGGATCTGGGGGTGCTGGCGGTGGTATTGAGCTGGAGAGGCTGGGCCAAGTTGGTGGCGGACGAGAAGGACATCGCTGCCCCCTGCTTTCACTGCTTCCGTCTGTCTGGCAAGTGAGAAATtttgaggagagagaaagtaagGAGGGGggaggatggaatgatgggggATTGAGGGAGAGAGTATAAGAGGAGAACAAGGGGCGGAGA is a window from the Pyrus communis chromosome 16, drPyrComm1.1, whole genome shotgun sequence genome containing:
- the LOC137720093 gene encoding pyruvate dehydrogenase E1 component subunit alpha-3, chloroplastic-like; amino-acid sequence: MSFSSATNLAQPLQLNTTASTPRSNDKPSLLLPTKASSFLGSTRKLRPASLSHSNAHRRSAVVAVSEAVKEKKVQASSNLLITKEESLELYEDMVLGRSFEDMCAQMYYRGKMFGFVHLYNGQEAVSTGFIKLTKKEDSVVSTYRDHVHSLSKGVPAREVMSELFGKATGCCRGQGGSMHMFSKEYNVLGGFAFIGEGIPVATGAAFSSKYRREVMKQADCDHVTLAFFGDGTANNGQFFECLNMAALWKLPIIFVVENNLWAIGMSHLRATSDPEIWKKGPAFGMPGVHVDGMDVLKVREVAKEAIGRARRGEGPTLVECETYRFRGHSLADPDELRDPAEKAHYAARDPITALKKYILENNLAIEQDLKAIHKKIDEVVEDAVEFADESPLPPRSQLLENVFADPKGFGIGPDGSYRCEDPKFTQGTAHV
- the LOC137721219 gene encoding conserved oligomeric Golgi complex subunit 4-like, whose amino-acid sequence is MHLLFRRSAKTTTTATRYLALPPKTPSSSSSFFHSSQPRHQTPDIGSPSRVQKLIASQSDPLLAKEIFDYAARHPNFRHSYASYFTLILKLGRSKYFSLVDDLLLRLKSQNYTVSPALFSHLIKIYGEANLPQKALRGFYTMMEFDCRPSVKHLNRILQILVSHRNFLRPAFDVFKDAHRHGVMPNTESYNILMRAFCLNGDLSIAYQLFNKMFERDLVPDVHSYRILMQGLCRKGQVNTAVDFLEDMLNKGFVPDTLSYTTLLNSLCRKKQLREAYKLLCRMKVKGCNPDIVHYNTVILGFCREGRPADACKVLEDMASNGCLPNLLSYRTLVSGLCDHGMLDEAKSYMETMVSKGFSPHFSVIYSLVKGFCNVGRVEEACGVLEEVLKHGEVPHTDTWITVVAGICEEIELVRMEEMLREVMKVEVRPTTRIVEAVFGLEDYLIKKIQRHRIKAMESDQPSIKFGTQEALSHVRALTDVGAMTRLLHECIAYQRSLDLDLDSLLSQRSDLDKQLLGLSKSSQVLDIVKSDSDHVLSNVTSTCDLADHVSAKVRELDLAQSRVKSTLLRLDAIVERGNCIDGVKQALDAQDYESAANYVQRFLQIDSEYRDSGADQREQLIESKRQLESIVRKKLSAAVDQREHSNVLRFIRLYTPLGLETEGLQVYVGYLRKVIGMRSRLEFEHLVELMEQNNPTQAVNFVGCLTNLFKDIVLAVEENDEILRGLCGEDGVVYAICELQEECDTRGSLILKKYMEYRRLPKLSSEINAQNINVGGVGVGSEGPDPREVELFLEEILSLMQLGEDYTEFMVSKIKGLTNVDPDLGPRATRAFRSGSFSKVVQDITGFYVILEGFFMVENVRKAIRIDEHVPDSLTTSMVDDVFYVLQSCLRRAISTLNISSVIAVLSGASSLLSNEYHEALQQRMREPNLGAKLFLGGVGVQKTGTEIATVLNNMDVSSEYVLKLKHEIEEQCLEVFPAPVDREKVKSCLSELGDMSNTFKQALNAGLEQLVATVTPRIRPVLDNVATISYELSEAEYADNEVNDPWVQRLLHAVETNAAWLQPLMTANNYDSFVHFVIDFIVKRLEVIMMQKRFSQLGGLQLDRDARALVSHFSSMTQRTVRDKFARLTQMATILNLEKVSEILDFWGENSGPMTWRLTPAEVRRVLDLRVDFKPEAISALKL